From a region of the Theobroma cacao cultivar B97-61/B2 chromosome 8, Criollo_cocoa_genome_V2, whole genome shotgun sequence genome:
- the LOC18591997 gene encoding LOB domain-containing protein 38 has product MSCNGCRVLRKGCSETCVLRSSLRWIESPEAQGNATLFLAKFFGRSDLLSLISSVPETQRPALFQSLLFEACGRTVNPVNGAVGLLSSGNWHLCQAAADTVLQGGALRPIPGILAGVRTPSCDESSDRFCFNSCDFQSRYAQSKPLMTMVMMENQSASAASDLSLSLTTKLGGGRRGSGRRYEEERKRPRAAAAASLYSEESEITTFKSKENEGSQERKILNLFV; this is encoded by the exons ATGAGCTGCAACGGTTGCCGAGTGCTCCGAAAGGGGTGCAGCGAGACATGCGTGTTACGGTCGAGCTTACGCTGGATCGAATCCCCCGAAGCCCAAGGCAACGCCACCTTATTTCTCGCCAAGTTTTTTGGCCGTAGCGACCTCCTCTCTCTTATTTCCTCCGTCCCCGAAACCCAACGCCCCG CTTTGTTTCAGTCGTTGTTGTTTGAGGCCTGTGGTCGTACCGTGAATCCGGTGAACGGAGCGGTGGGGCTGTTATCAAGTGGGAACTGGCACCTCTGCCAAGCGGCGGCGGACACGGTGCTTCAAGGCGGAGCTTTAAGGCCGATCCCGGGGATTTTGGCTGGAGTTCGGACGCCGAGTTGCGACGAGTCATCCGATCGTTTCTGCTTCAACTCATGCGATTTCCAAAGCCGGTACGCTCAGTCGAAGCCTTTGATGACGATGGTGATGATGGAGAATCAATCGGCTTCAGCAGCTTCGGATCTAAGCCTCTCTTTGACGACTAAGTTAGGTGGAGGAAGACGTGGAAGCGGAAGGCGATAcgaagaagaaaggaagagacCGAGAGCGGCGGCGGCGGCGTCGTTGTACTCGGAGGAATCGGAGATAACCACTTTTAAAAGCAAGGAAAATGAAGGAAGCCAAGAGAGAAAGATTTTGAATCTCTTTGTTTGA
- the LOC18591995 gene encoding zinc finger protein ZAT10 has translation MALEALNSPTAATAPFHFEDSNLNCLESFTKRKRSKRPRFDYVATEEEYLALCLIMLARGGGATSTSSIPIRHRSPSPVTAPPPAPAPTSATSEPKLSYKCSVCNKAFSSYQALGGHKASHRKLSGGNDDQSTSTTTSATAGGTTSAASNPSGRSHECSICHKSFPTGQALGGHKRCHYEGGAGNSASASASASTSASGVTSSEGVGSTNTLSHISNRGFDLNLPALPEFSPAFFVSGDDEVESPHPAKKPRLLMPHKIEVN, from the coding sequence ATGGCTTTAGAAGCTCTTAACTCTCCAACAGCTGCCACGGCTCCTTTTCACTTTGAGGATAGCAACTTAAACTGCCTGGAGTCATTTACCAAGCGTAAGCGTTCGAAGCGACCACGTTTCGACTACGTTGCCACCGAGGAAGAATACCTCGCTCTCTGCCTTATCATGCTGGCACGCGGCGGCGGAGCCACCTCCACTTCCAGTATCCCAATCCGCCACCGCTCTCCTTCTCCAGTCACCGCACCACCGCCAGCGCCAGCACCGACATCGGCAACATCCGAGCCAAAACTTAGCTACAAGTGCAGCGTTTGCAACAAGGCTTTTAGCTCTTACCAGGCTCTGGGTGGCCACAAAGCCAGCCACCGTAAGCTTTCAGGCGGCAACGACGACCAGTCAACGTCAACAACGACTTCTGCCACCGCCGGTGGAACCACTTCCGCAGCATCGAACCCAAGCGGTAGGTCCCACGAGTGCTCCATCTGCCACAAAAGCTTCCCTACAGGGCAGGCCTTGGGAGGCCACAAGCGGTGCCACTATGAAGGTGGAGCTGGAAATAGCGCCAGCGCGAGCGCCAGCGCGAGCACCAGCGCTAGCGGCGTGACGTCATCTGAAGGAGTGGGCTCCACCAATACCCTGAGCCACATCAGCAATCGGGGCTTTGACCTGAACCTGCCGGCTTTGCCAGAATTCTCACCGGCTTTCTTCGTTTCTGGTGATGATGAAGTGGAAAGCCCACACCCGGCTAAGAAGCCGCGTCTCTTGATGCCACACAAAATTGAAGTCAACTAA